From the Oceanicaulis alexandrii DSM 11625 genome, one window contains:
- a CDS encoding alpha/beta fold hydrolase, with amino-acid sequence MAFVAETFESPSGASLRLHVQEAEGQPLGVIQVHHGLAEHSARYARFAAYLAGRGFHVAAHDHRGHGQTTAEDAPRGVFGAPKGWNKVIEDALAVEDHLKARFPSLPHIVFGHSMGGVVAMNHAMERKGEISGLAVWNSNLAIGGRAGLMRAVLNIESLFKKPQSASTWLEGLTFKAWGKQVKGHRTDFDWLSRIPEEVDAYINDPECGWPASISLWRDLIEGTELGESENRLRAMRTDLAIHLAAGGEDPATDKGQAAKVLASRLYNARFSDVTMRRDPQARHETLNDIGYETAQSDFADWAERVARQQG; translated from the coding sequence ATGGCGTTTGTTGCGGAAACTTTTGAGAGCCCCAGCGGCGCAAGCCTGCGCCTGCACGTGCAAGAAGCCGAAGGCCAGCCTCTGGGCGTCATCCAGGTCCATCATGGCCTGGCCGAACATTCCGCGCGTTACGCCCGCTTCGCCGCCTATCTGGCGGGCCGCGGCTTTCACGTGGCCGCCCATGACCATCGCGGCCATGGCCAGACCACAGCCGAAGACGCTCCGCGCGGCGTATTCGGCGCGCCCAAGGGTTGGAACAAGGTCATTGAGGACGCCTTGGCGGTGGAAGACCATCTCAAGGCGCGCTTCCCAAGCCTGCCTCATATCGTCTTTGGTCATTCCATGGGCGGGGTCGTGGCCATGAACCACGCCATGGAGCGCAAGGGCGAGATTTCAGGGCTTGCGGTATGGAACTCCAACCTGGCGATTGGCGGCCGCGCGGGCCTGATGCGCGCCGTCCTCAACATCGAAAGCCTGTTCAAGAAGCCTCAATCGGCGTCCACCTGGCTGGAAGGTCTGACCTTCAAGGCCTGGGGCAAGCAGGTCAAAGGTCACCGCACCGATTTTGACTGGCTGTCGCGCATTCCCGAAGAAGTTGACGCCTATATCAATGATCCCGAGTGCGGCTGGCCGGCCTCGATCTCGCTCTGGCGCGATCTGATCGAAGGCACGGAGCTGGGAGAAAGCGAGAACCGTCTGCGCGCCATGCGCACCGACCTCGCCATCCATCTGGCGGCGGGCGGCGAAGACCCCGCGACCGACAAGGGCCAGGCGGCGAAAGTGCTCGCCTCACGGCTTTACAATGCTCGGTTCTCGGACGTCACCATGCGGCGCGACCCGCAAGCACGGCACGAAACGCTCAATGATATCGGGTATGAAACGGCGCAATCAGACTTCGCCGACTGGGCGGAACGCGTGGCCCGTCAGCAAGGCTAG
- the glpK gene encoding glycerol kinase GlpK produces MSRPALLALDQGTTSSRALVFDETGRVIATAQEEFAQGYPQPGWVEHDPEVIWATVLSTARKAMNAAEAQGWAIEAIGVTNQRETTLVWDRDTGQPIHNAIVWQDRRTAKTCANLRAEGAEALVRDRAGLVLDPYFSASKLAYILDSVSGARAKAEAGKLAFGTVDSFLIWRLTGGRVHITDATNASRTSLYALQAADWDEELLRLFNVPRAVLPDIVDSAGRYGETDASVLGRAIPICGAAGDQQAAALGQACLHPGEVKSTYGTGAFLLVNTGDTPVRSENRLLATTAWRLNGQSAFALEGSILSAGATVQWLRDGLGMIARSSEIEALAQSADPECGVYLVPAFSGLGAPHWDPDARGLLCGLSRGTGRAEIARAALDSTVYQTQDLLTAVASDGVDVRTLKVDGGMAVNDALMQRLADICAVETVRPVNAEATAWGAAFLAGLGIGMFSDLSEAATLWQAERAFAPQLEDAARQRQMAGWQDAVRRTLS; encoded by the coding sequence ATGTCCCGTCCTGCATTGCTGGCTCTTGATCAGGGCACGACATCGTCGCGCGCATTGGTGTTTGATGAGACGGGGCGCGTGATCGCCACAGCGCAAGAAGAATTTGCTCAAGGCTATCCCCAGCCAGGCTGGGTGGAGCATGATCCCGAAGTGATCTGGGCGACGGTCCTGTCCACCGCCCGCAAGGCGATGAACGCTGCTGAAGCGCAAGGCTGGGCCATTGAGGCGATCGGCGTCACCAATCAGCGCGAGACGACTCTGGTCTGGGATCGCGACACCGGCCAGCCCATCCACAACGCCATCGTCTGGCAGGACCGGCGCACGGCGAAGACCTGCGCCAATCTGCGCGCCGAGGGCGCCGAAGCGCTGGTGCGCGACCGGGCAGGCCTGGTGCTCGATCCCTACTTCTCCGCGTCAAAGCTTGCCTACATCCTCGATTCCGTTTCCGGCGCCCGTGCAAAAGCCGAGGCGGGCAAGCTGGCCTTTGGCACGGTGGACAGTTTTCTGATCTGGCGCCTGACGGGCGGGCGCGTCCACATCACCGACGCCACGAACGCCAGCCGCACCAGCCTTTATGCGCTGCAGGCCGCGGACTGGGATGAGGAGCTGCTGCGCCTGTTCAATGTGCCGCGCGCAGTCTTGCCGGATATCGTCGATAGTGCGGGCCGCTATGGCGAGACCGACGCGTCCGTGCTGGGCCGGGCGATCCCGATTTGCGGCGCCGCGGGTGACCAGCAGGCGGCGGCCCTGGGTCAGGCCTGCCTTCATCCCGGCGAAGTGAAATCGACTTATGGCACGGGCGCGTTCTTGCTGGTGAATACGGGCGATACGCCTGTCAGGTCTGAAAACCGGCTTCTGGCGACCACGGCTTGGCGGTTGAACGGCCAGTCCGCCTTCGCATTGGAAGGCTCGATCCTGTCGGCGGGCGCGACCGTGCAATGGCTGCGTGACGGGCTGGGGATGATCGCCCGCTCGTCGGAAATCGAGGCGCTGGCGCAAAGCGCGGACCCGGAATGCGGCGTCTATCTGGTGCCAGCCTTTTCAGGGCTCGGGGCGCCGCATTGGGATCCCGATGCGCGCGGCCTGTTGTGTGGCCTTAGCCGCGGGACAGGCCGGGCGGAGATCGCCCGCGCCGCGCTGGATTCCACCGTCTACCAGACCCAGGACCTGCTGACGGCTGTGGCCAGTGACGGAGTGGATGTGCGCACCTTGAAAGTGGATGGCGGCATGGCCGTCAATGACGCGCTGATGCAGCGTCTGGCTGATATTTGCGCGGTCGAGACCGTCCGCCCGGTCAACGCCGAGGCCACCGCCTGGGGCGCCGCCTTCCTGGCGGGGCTCGGGATCGGCATGTTCTCGGACCTCTCGGAAGCCGCGACGCTGTGGCAGGCTGAACGGGCGTTTGCGCCGCAGCTCGAAGACGCCGCGCGCCAGCGCCAGATGGCGGGGTGGCAGGACGCGGTGCGCCGCACACTCAGCTAG
- the hemN gene encoding oxygen-independent coproporphyrinogen III oxidase, whose amino-acid sequence MASRINTLLRYGQERSPRYTSYPTAPHFHAGVDAAVYGDWLDTLDRGKPISLYLHVPYCKSLCWYCGCNTRATTQDGPVEAYLKVLLKELTLIADRLPGRMTVSHLALGGGTPAILNPSQMDRLMAAIRERFDFAADAELAIEIDPRHFTKNDAQGLARNGFTRASTGVQSFDPAVQRAINRIQPYELVEAAFNRLRDAGVMKINADLLYGLPLQSEDSARASAEAAAALNPDRLAVFGYAHVPHMKSHQRLIKDEDLPAAKARMKQADAMEAALTACGYSLIGIDHYARPDDPMTRALETGTLRRNFQGYTTDKAETLIALGASAIGQTPQGHVQNKADVRAWMLDVEAGRLPVGKGVAVSREDAMRAAIIEQVMTYLSVDPEAVAACYGLPAPQADLEHLIVSGVVSVESSRVIVNPAYRPLARLVAAAFDGYLASSEARHSVSV is encoded by the coding sequence ATGGCGTCCCGGATCAATACTTTGCTGCGCTATGGCCAGGAGCGCAGCCCGCGTTACACCAGCTATCCCACCGCGCCGCATTTCCATGCAGGCGTCGATGCGGCGGTCTATGGCGACTGGCTGGACACGCTGGATCGCGGCAAGCCGATCTCGCTCTATCTTCATGTGCCGTATTGCAAATCCCTGTGCTGGTATTGTGGCTGCAATACCCGCGCGACCACTCAGGACGGGCCGGTCGAGGCGTATCTGAAGGTCCTACTGAAAGAGCTGACGCTGATCGCGGATCGCTTGCCGGGCCGGATGACGGTGTCGCATCTGGCGCTGGGTGGCGGCACGCCGGCGATTCTGAATCCGTCACAGATGGACCGCCTGATGGCGGCGATCCGTGAGCGGTTTGATTTTGCGGCGGACGCCGAGCTCGCCATCGAGATCGACCCGCGTCATTTCACGAAAAATGATGCCCAAGGTCTGGCGCGTAATGGTTTCACCCGCGCCTCGACCGGGGTCCAGAGCTTTGATCCTGCGGTGCAGCGCGCCATCAACCGCATTCAGCCCTATGAGCTTGTGGAGGCGGCGTTCAACCGGCTGCGCGACGCCGGGGTGATGAAGATCAACGCTGATTTGCTGTACGGACTGCCGCTGCAGAGCGAAGACAGCGCTCGCGCCAGTGCAGAGGCTGCGGCGGCGCTGAATCCGGACCGTCTGGCGGTGTTCGGCTACGCCCATGTGCCGCACATGAAATCGCATCAGCGCCTGATCAAGGACGAGGATCTGCCCGCCGCCAAGGCGCGCATGAAACAGGCGGACGCCATGGAGGCGGCGCTGACGGCGTGCGGATATTCCCTGATCGGGATTGACCATTATGCCCGTCCTGATGATCCCATGACGCGGGCGCTTGAAACCGGAACCCTGCGCCGGAACTTCCAGGGCTATACGACGGACAAGGCCGAGACCCTGATCGCGCTGGGCGCATCCGCCATCGGGCAGACGCCCCAGGGCCATGTGCAGAACAAGGCGGATGTGCGCGCCTGGATGCTGGATGTTGAGGCTGGCCGACTGCCCGTCGGCAAAGGCGTCGCTGTCAGTCGGGAAGACGCGATGCGCGCGGCGATCATCGAACAGGTGATGACCTATCTCAGCGTTGATCCGGAGGCGGTGGCCGCCTGCTATGGCTTGCCTGCGCCCCAGGCGGATCTTGAGCATTTGATCGTTTCGGGCGTGGTGAGCGTTGAGAGCAGCCGGGTCATTGTCAATCCGGCTTACCGCCCGCTGGCGCGGCTGGTGGCGGCGGCGTTTGACGGCTATCTCGCGTCCAGCGAAGCCCGGCATTCGGTCTCGGTCTAG
- the thrS gene encoding threonine--tRNA ligase — MSQDNFPVETRRHSAAHLMAAAIKDLWPNAKFGVGPATATGFYYDIQLEEPLTVEDLPKIEKRMKELRKKKKKFYCEAHGIDEAIDYMAKEGQDFKVELLKLLRDKGSTAIAKETGDESVAGEGLDEITFYRTGDFVDLCRGPHVDHSGQVGEFKLRSIAGAYWRGDAKNAQLQRIHALAYETKDELEAEVTRLEEQAKRDHRKIGKELGLFTLVEEVGAGLPMWLPAGNVIRDELEKLARITEHRAGYRRVSTPHITKGELYHRSGHLPFYADDMYAPIMIDEQEYYLRPMNCPHHHMIYAHDQWSYRDLPVRLSEYGQVYRYEASGGLSGLMRVRGFCQNDAHIYCRPDQAKDEFLDVMHMHADYYRLFGIDDFWMRLSLPDMEDLDKYVDDAEGWKTALDILKQAMDESGYPYKEVEGEAAFYGPKVDFMVKSVVGTEYAISTNQLDFMATKRFELEYTAADGDKKPVYVIHRAPLGSHERFTAFLIEHYAGKFPTWLSPTQAVVIPIADRHEEYAQAVKDKLFLSDVDSVNTGVRVEVDLASERMQKKIRNAQNRQIPYMLVVGDAEAENGEVAVRHRDHGDLGTMKVDDLIARIAKEQSGRADLPKPE; from the coding sequence ATGTCGCAGGATAACTTCCCGGTAGAGACGCGCCGTCACTCCGCAGCTCACTTGATGGCTGCGGCGATCAAGGACCTCTGGCCGAACGCCAAGTTTGGCGTGGGTCCGGCGACAGCCACAGGGTTTTACTATGACATCCAGCTCGAAGAGCCGCTGACGGTCGAGGATCTGCCCAAGATCGAGAAGCGCATGAAAGAGCTGCGCAAGAAGAAAAAGAAATTCTATTGCGAAGCGCACGGCATCGATGAAGCCATCGACTACATGGCCAAAGAAGGCCAGGACTTCAAAGTCGAGCTTCTGAAACTGCTGCGTGACAAGGGCTCGACCGCCATCGCCAAGGAGACGGGTGATGAATCTGTCGCGGGCGAAGGCCTGGACGAGATCACCTTCTATCGCACGGGCGATTTCGTCGATCTGTGCCGGGGTCCGCACGTGGACCATTCCGGCCAGGTGGGGGAGTTCAAGCTGCGCTCCATCGCTGGCGCCTATTGGCGCGGCGACGCCAAGAACGCCCAGCTGCAGCGTATTCACGCCCTGGCCTATGAGACCAAGGACGAGCTTGAGGCGGAAGTGACCCGCCTGGAAGAACAGGCCAAGCGCGATCACCGCAAGATCGGCAAGGAGCTGGGCCTGTTCACGCTGGTGGAAGAAGTGGGCGCCGGCCTGCCCATGTGGCTGCCTGCGGGTAATGTGATCCGCGACGAGCTGGAAAAGCTCGCTCGCATCACCGAGCACCGCGCCGGTTATCGCCGGGTCTCCACCCCGCACATCACCAAGGGCGAGCTCTATCATCGCTCGGGGCATTTGCCGTTCTATGCGGACGACATGTATGCGCCGATCATGATCGACGAGCAGGAATACTATCTGCGCCCGATGAACTGCCCGCACCACCACATGATCTATGCCCATGACCAATGGTCCTATCGTGATCTGCCGGTGCGTCTGTCCGAATACGGCCAGGTTTATCGCTATGAGGCGTCCGGCGGTCTGTCAGGCCTGATGCGGGTGCGCGGCTTCTGCCAGAATGACGCGCATATCTATTGCCGTCCCGACCAGGCCAAGGACGAGTTCCTGGACGTGATGCACATGCACGCGGACTATTACCGCCTGTTCGGCATCGACGATTTCTGGATGCGCCTGTCCCTGCCGGACATGGAAGACCTCGACAAATATGTCGATGACGCCGAAGGCTGGAAGACGGCGCTCGACATCCTCAAGCAGGCCATGGACGAGTCCGGCTATCCGTATAAGGAAGTCGAGGGTGAAGCGGCCTTTTACGGCCCGAAAGTCGACTTCATGGTGAAGTCGGTGGTCGGCACCGAATACGCCATCTCCACCAACCAGCTCGACTTCATGGCGACCAAGCGCTTTGAGCTTGAGTACACCGCCGCCGATGGCGACAAGAAGCCGGTCTATGTGATCCACCGGGCGCCGCTGGGCAGCCATGAGCGCTTCACCGCCTTCCTGATCGAGCACTATGCCGGCAAGTTCCCGACCTGGCTGAGCCCGACCCAGGCGGTGGTGATCCCGATTGCGGATCGCCATGAAGAGTATGCGCAAGCGGTGAAAGACAAGCTGTTCCTGTCTGACGTGGATTCGGTGAACACCGGCGTGCGCGTCGAGGTCGATCTCGCCTCAGAGCGCATGCAGAAGAAAATCCGCAACGCCCAGAACCGCCAGATTCCCTACATGCTCGTCGTCGGCGATGCGGAAGCGGAGAACGGCGAAGTGGCCGTGCGTCACCGCGATCATGGCGATCTGGGCACGATGAAGGTGGACGACCTGATCGCCCGCATCGCCAAGGAGCAATCGGGACGCGCGGATCTGCCCAAGCCTGAATAG
- a CDS encoding efflux RND transporter permease subunit, which yields MTDPVLPPSAHSGWPGKGLIAWFVRNPVAANLLMILFLLGGGITAWTLQTEVFPTLQPRNVQVAVIYPGATPGDVEDSITRRIEEAVIGLEGVDRVRSVASEGRGTVTIELQDFADAQVVKDDVETAVSAIADFPPADAEQPQIRVPQPVTTILTFALTGDVDEAALREAGSRIERDMLAADGISTVRLRGVRALEISISVSEDALRQYGLTFSEVANAVRAASVDLSGGEIRTQAGDILLRTNARRETGAEFENIILRSSETGARVRLGDVAEINDGFQEDPLISRFNGQPAVFIDVQTQGSEDLLGVRNTAMAFAEAVALPPGVQMELVVDQSQIFRDRISLLARNAIIGFTLVFLLLVLVLDLRLAFWVSMGVPISFLGGFALFGMAGVTLNFITTFGLIVVLGIVVDDAIVVGENTDRERQKGRSNEEAAIAGVTGVAAPVLVGVLTTMAAFGPLIFSGGTFGEITRPIPIVVISILAISLIEAFLILPSHLAHGGHWSRGPLARIQDRVARLLTAFADGTVSRWARFAARMRWLVAAAGIAILVLVMSLASSGIVRFVFFPAIESEQITADISLPDGAPFTATRNAAEQMIAAAEAIQREYAENGEPVFKSIEATIGGRTSLFGGPGSSSTTTIASNAAQIQIQLTASADRTTSSSELEALWRERTGQLAGVEQLSIISSAGPQDSDIAYELSHPDTESLESAVRQLADALAQIDGVSEIEDGLDIGKRQFNFTLTPAGEAAGLTPRDVARQVRQAFFGEEVQRIQRGSDELRVFVRYPEDERLGLSDLTDLRIRTADGRSLPLSVAASITESRSYTRIERIDGRRIVEVTADVDEARLTPGEARAQVETAMLPQLVEQYPELRWTLAGAGREQAEDFASLGRGLLIAIVIMYALLATQLRSYVQPIIILIAIPFGIGGAILGHFILGYPLSFPSIFGMVALSGVVVNASIVLIDRYNLNLAERSMSPVDAIAEAAGRRFRPILVTTLTTALGLLPIIAEQSPQAQFLVPMAVSLGAGLVFASVSILMLLPALVLIIDDLRSAPLKSLAGIAGLIAALVLINVAGLIGLILLAAIGGFIGWRVWRRSQRAPAL from the coding sequence GTGACCGATCCCGTGCTGCCCCCCTCCGCGCATTCAGGCTGGCCCGGCAAAGGCCTGATCGCCTGGTTCGTCCGCAATCCGGTTGCGGCCAACTTGCTGATGATCCTGTTTCTTCTGGGTGGCGGGATCACGGCCTGGACTCTGCAGACCGAGGTGTTTCCCACCCTGCAGCCCCGCAATGTGCAAGTGGCGGTGATCTATCCCGGCGCGACGCCCGGCGATGTGGAAGATTCCATCACCCGCCGCATTGAAGAAGCGGTGATCGGCCTGGAGGGCGTGGACCGGGTGCGCTCTGTCGCTTCTGAAGGCCGCGGCACGGTCACCATAGAGCTGCAGGACTTTGCGGACGCGCAAGTGGTCAAGGACGATGTGGAGACCGCTGTCTCCGCGATTGCCGACTTCCCCCCCGCTGACGCCGAACAGCCCCAGATTCGCGTGCCTCAGCCGGTCACCACCATCCTGACTTTCGCCCTGACCGGTGATGTGGATGAAGCGGCCTTGCGTGAGGCTGGCTCGCGCATCGAGCGGGACATGCTGGCGGCGGACGGCATTTCAACGGTGCGCTTGCGCGGCGTCAGAGCGCTGGAAATTTCAATCTCGGTGTCGGAGGACGCCCTGCGCCAGTATGGCCTCACCTTCTCGGAAGTCGCCAACGCCGTGCGCGCAGCGTCCGTCGATCTGTCGGGAGGCGAAATCCGCACGCAGGCGGGCGACATTCTGTTGCGCACCAACGCCCGGCGAGAGACAGGCGCAGAATTTGAAAACATCATTCTGCGCTCTTCGGAAACCGGAGCGCGTGTGCGACTGGGCGATGTCGCAGAGATCAATGACGGATTTCAGGAAGACCCGCTGATTTCGCGATTCAATGGCCAGCCAGCGGTGTTCATTGATGTTCAGACCCAGGGCTCGGAAGACCTGCTGGGCGTGCGCAACACCGCCATGGCGTTCGCAGAGGCCGTCGCCTTGCCGCCCGGCGTGCAGATGGAGCTGGTCGTTGATCAGTCGCAGATCTTCCGCGACCGCATTTCCTTGCTGGCGCGCAACGCCATCATCGGTTTCACCCTGGTGTTCCTGCTGCTTGTGCTGGTGCTCGACCTGCGTCTGGCCTTCTGGGTGTCGATGGGCGTCCCGATCTCGTTCCTGGGCGGGTTCGCCCTGTTCGGCATGGCCGGGGTGACGCTGAACTTCATCACAACATTCGGACTGATCGTCGTGCTGGGGATCGTGGTCGATGACGCCATCGTGGTGGGCGAGAACACCGATCGCGAACGCCAGAAGGGCCGCTCCAATGAAGAGGCCGCCATTGCAGGCGTCACAGGTGTGGCTGCGCCTGTTCTGGTCGGCGTTCTGACGACCATGGCCGCATTCGGGCCGCTGATCTTTTCAGGCGGAACCTTTGGCGAGATCACCCGCCCCATCCCCATCGTGGTGATCTCCATTCTGGCGATTTCCCTGATTGAAGCGTTCTTGATCCTGCCTTCTCACCTGGCCCATGGCGGTCATTGGTCGCGTGGGCCCCTGGCGCGCATTCAGGACCGGGTGGCCCGACTTCTGACCGCTTTCGCCGATGGAACCGTCAGCCGCTGGGCGCGCTTTGCGGCGCGCATGCGCTGGCTGGTGGCGGCGGCCGGCATCGCCATTCTGGTGCTGGTGATGTCGCTGGCCTCCTCGGGCATTGTGCGGTTTGTCTTCTTCCCCGCGATTGAGTCCGAACAGATCACCGCAGACATCAGCTTGCCCGACGGCGCGCCCTTCACCGCCACACGCAACGCGGCAGAGCAGATGATCGCCGCCGCCGAAGCCATCCAGCGCGAGTACGCGGAGAATGGCGAGCCGGTGTTCAAGTCCATCGAAGCGACCATAGGCGGCCGCACCAGCCTGTTTGGCGGTCCGGGCTCCAGCTCGACCACGACCATCGCCTCCAACGCCGCCCAGATCCAGATCCAGCTGACCGCCTCCGCCGATCGCACCACAAGCTCATCCGAGCTTGAAGCGCTGTGGCGTGAGCGCACCGGTCAGCTCGCCGGGGTGGAACAGCTCTCCATCATTTCCTCCGCCGGACCGCAGGATTCAGATATCGCCTATGAATTATCGCACCCGGACACGGAGTCGCTGGAATCCGCAGTGCGTCAATTGGCGGACGCCCTCGCCCAGATCGACGGCGTATCGGAAATCGAGGACGGCCTCGACATCGGCAAGCGCCAGTTCAACTTCACCCTGACCCCGGCGGGCGAAGCGGCGGGCCTGACGCCGCGCGATGTAGCCCGACAAGTCCGGCAGGCGTTTTTCGGTGAAGAAGTGCAGCGCATCCAGCGCGGTTCTGACGAGCTGCGGGTCTTTGTACGCTATCCAGAAGATGAGCGGCTCGGCCTGTCTGACTTGACCGACCTTCGCATCCGCACCGCAGACGGGCGCAGCCTGCCGCTCAGCGTCGCCGCCAGCATTACCGAAAGCCGGAGCTATACCCGGATCGAGCGCATCGACGGACGCCGGATCGTTGAAGTGACGGCGGATGTGGACGAAGCGCGCCTGACCCCGGGCGAAGCGCGGGCGCAGGTCGAAACCGCCATGTTGCCGCAACTGGTGGAGCAATATCCCGAGCTGCGCTGGACGCTGGCCGGAGCCGGGCGCGAACAGGCCGAGGATTTCGCAAGCTTAGGTCGGGGCCTGTTGATCGCCATCGTGATCATGTACGCCCTGCTCGCCACCCAGCTGCGCAGTTATGTCCAGCCGATCATCATCCTGATCGCCATTCCGTTCGGTATCGGCGGCGCGATCCTGGGGCATTTCATCCTGGGCTATCCGCTGTCCTTCCCGTCCATTTTCGGCATGGTGGCGCTGTCGGGCGTGGTGGTGAACGCCTCGATCGTGCTGATCGACCGCTATAACCTCAACCTCGCCGAACGCAGCATGTCGCCAGTGGACGCCATCGCCGAGGCGGCGGGACGCCGCTTCCGGCCGATCCTGGTGACGACCCTGACCACAGCGCTCGGCCTGTTGCCGATCATCGCCGAGCAAAGTCCGCAAGCGCAGTTCCTGGTGCCCATGGCGGTCTCGCTGGGCGCGGGGCTCGTCTTCGCCTCGGTCTCCATCCTGATGCTGTTGCCGGCGCTGGTGCTGATCATCGACGATCTGCGCAGCGCGCCGCTCAAGAGCCTCGCAGGGATCGCCGGGTTGATAGCGGCGCTGGTGCTGATCAATGTCGCCGGACTGATCGGGTTGATCCTTCTGGCTGCTATCGGCGGATTTATCGGCTGGCGGGTCTGGCGACGGAGTCAGCGCGCGCCAGCGCTTTGA
- a CDS encoding efflux RND transporter periplasmic adaptor subunit, which produces MQTSTQDDRTESEKSGWVGWVQIGAIIAVIILAMVLTSVLSSGGDRELQAAPERAATPVQVVRPAVANHQAEIALTGSVATPADVTLSPQVGGRVVEVSDAVRAGAHFEADEVLFRIDPRDYQVAVSRAQAGLADARSALDQLEAEAEINRAEWRRQYPNREITSLAAREPQLAAARARVESAQADLSQARLNLERTAISFPFRGRVIDSRIEAGQLVSAGQSYGSVYDIARLEIVAPIAPADLARLAPAVGRRAELSVGGSAFNLQGEIVREGASLDSRTRFIDLFIEPASPDALRPGQFVDIRVAGPDLEEGVMAPASTLVGLNQVRIIRNDRIEEVEVEVLDRLGDQVFLRPFDFGQGVVTNPVPENALGRRAQILASDEPTQ; this is translated from the coding sequence ATGCAGACTTCGACCCAAGACGACAGGACCGAGTCTGAGAAATCAGGCTGGGTGGGCTGGGTACAGATTGGCGCGATCATCGCTGTCATCATCCTCGCCATGGTCCTGACTTCGGTCCTGTCCTCTGGCGGAGACCGGGAGCTTCAGGCTGCGCCTGAACGCGCCGCGACTCCGGTCCAGGTGGTGCGTCCCGCAGTCGCCAATCATCAAGCTGAAATCGCTTTGACCGGGTCCGTCGCCACGCCTGCGGACGTGACGCTGAGCCCCCAGGTCGGCGGACGGGTGGTCGAAGTGTCTGACGCGGTGCGCGCAGGCGCGCATTTCGAGGCGGATGAAGTCTTGTTCCGTATCGATCCGCGCGATTACCAGGTGGCCGTGTCCCGCGCACAGGCTGGCCTGGCCGACGCCCGCAGCGCGCTGGACCAGCTGGAGGCGGAAGCCGAGATCAACCGCGCTGAATGGCGCCGCCAATATCCCAATCGCGAGATCACCTCCCTCGCCGCGCGAGAGCCGCAACTGGCGGCGGCGCGGGCGCGCGTCGAGTCCGCTCAGGCCGATCTGTCGCAAGCCCGGCTCAATCTTGAACGCACCGCGATCAGCTTTCCGTTTCGGGGTCGTGTGATCGATAGTCGCATCGAAGCGGGCCAGCTGGTCAGCGCCGGGCAGAGTTACGGCTCTGTCTACGACATCGCCCGGCTGGAAATCGTGGCCCCGATCGCCCCTGCCGATCTGGCGCGCCTGGCCCCGGCGGTCGGGCGTCGGGCCGAGCTGTCTGTCGGCGGCAGCGCCTTCAACCTTCAGGGCGAGATCGTTCGCGAAGGCGCCAGCCTCGACTCTCGCACGCGCTTCATCGACCTGTTCATCGAGCCGGCGTCTCCAGACGCCCTGCGGCCCGGACAATTCGTTGACATTCGGGTCGCGGGTCCGGACCTGGAAGAGGGGGTGATGGCGCCCGCCTCCACGCTTGTGGGCCTCAATCAGGTCCGGATCATCCGCAATGACCGGATCGAAGAGGTCGAGGTCGAGGTGCTCGATCGTCTGGGAGATCAAGTCTTCCTTCGTCCGTTCGACTTCGGTCAAGGGGTGGTCACCAACCCGGTTCCTGAAAATGCATTGGGCCGCCGCGCCCAAATTCTCGCCTCTGACGAGCCGACTCAGTGA
- a CDS encoding TetR/AcrR family transcriptional regulator — protein MSDTEARVLNNTPSPSPSDEKPSTSELILDAAERVVARDGASLTIDAVVKESGFSKGGVLYNFPSKKALIEGMIQRMTDRFLDRHETAKAQAFAEKAPLLPALISAFFDDKHVDRQVHMGLLAALAESPELIEPIRRVHQQIREDMLTYASDPYVARIVMLAADGLHFSEILGLETCSPDERGAIEARLIALVTESPR, from the coding sequence TTGTCTGACACTGAGGCCCGCGTCTTGAACAACACCCCGTCGCCCTCCCCCTCTGATGAAAAGCCCAGCACGTCCGAGCTTATTCTGGACGCGGCGGAACGCGTGGTCGCACGCGATGGCGCCAGCTTGACGATTGATGCGGTGGTCAAGGAAAGCGGGTTTTCCAAGGGTGGGGTCCTGTACAATTTCCCATCAAAGAAGGCGCTGATCGAAGGCATGATCCAGCGCATGACGGATCGCTTTCTCGACCGGCATGAGACGGCGAAGGCCCAGGCCTTTGCCGAGAAAGCTCCCCTGCTGCCGGCGCTGATCTCGGCGTTTTTTGACGACAAGCATGTGGACCGGCAGGTGCATATGGGCCTGTTGGCGGCGCTGGCTGAGAGTCCCGAGCTGATCGAGCCGATCCGCCGTGTCCATCAGCAGATTCGCGAAGACATGCTGACCTACGCCTCCGACCCTTATGTGGCCCGGATCGTCATGCTGGCCGCGGATGGCCTGCATTTCTCCGAGATCCTGGGCCTTGAAACCTGTTCGCCAGATGAGCGTGGAGCCATAGAAGCCCGCCTCATCGCTCTCGTGACGGAGTCTCCCCGATGA